The Mastomys coucha isolate ucsf_1 unplaced genomic scaffold, UCSF_Mcou_1 pScaffold4, whole genome shotgun sequence genome has a segment encoding these proteins:
- the LOC116076510 gene encoding putative sperm motility kinase W encodes MAQGKHSLMASTSNVNDLGSQYRVFFYLGEGSFGTVKLAWHLKTKALVAIKMIEISKKAMSDIQSEQAILQRLNHPNIIRLFQVMVTPSHVNFVLEYCSEGSLFNLIHQHGPLQGKEAKKAFGQIVAAVKYLHNSNIIHRDIKPENILKDAEGNMKLTDFGLAAKCRPGRLLNQKCGTKVFHAPELVLGEPYDGRKADIWSLGVLLYFITTGYYPFTGRIMKMMENKIITGTYRIPCNFSGTLENLIHQILTVPPEMRPSIEDIERHSWVMKCQVTIPTDTYPDYNIIDILCDMGFNANEILESLQKKMFDENMGTYLLLKEQASEPNFGLLHIWPSGQQGPVTPTPSGHKATRSVSMPSIALHCPKKNNI; translated from the exons ATGGCACAGGGAAAACATAGCCTCATGGCCAGCACCTCTAATGTGAATGATTTGGGAAGTCAATATAGGGTCTTTTTCTACCTTGGCGAAGGTTCATTTGGCACTGTGAAATTGGCATGGCACCTGAAAACTAAAGCCCTGGTTGCCATCAAAATGATTGAAATCAGCAAGAAGGCCATGAGCGATATCCAGTCAGAACAAGCAATACTGCAGAGGCTAAACCATCCCAATATTATTCGCCTCTTCCAGGTGATGGTAACACCAAGCCATGTGAACTTTGTTCTTGAATATTGTTCAGAAGGAAgcttatttaatttaattcatcAGCATGGCCCACTGCAGgggaaagaggcaaagaaagcatTCGGACAGATAGTGGCAGCCGTAAAATACCTCCATAACAGTAACATCATCCATAGAGACATCAAACCGGAAAATATACTAAAAGATGCAGAGGGTAACATGAAGTTGACAGACTTTGGACTGGCCGCAAAGTGCCGCCCTGGAAGACTCCTGAACCAGAAGTGCGGGACCAAGGTCTTTCATGCCCCAGAGCTTGTTCTAGGAGAGCCATATGATGGCAGAAAGGCTGATATCTGGAGTTTGGGTGTGCTACTCTATTTCATCACCACTGGGTACTACCCCTTCACAGGAAGAATCATGAAAATGATGGAGAACAAGATTATCACGGGGACCTATCGTATTCCATGTAACTTCTCTGGGACACTTGAAAATTTAATCCACCAGATCCTCACAGTTCCCCCGGAGATGAGACCCTCCATCGAAGACATTGAGAGACACTCCTGGGTCATGAAATGTCAAGTAACTATCCCGACTGATACCTACCCAGATTACAACATCATAGACATACTTTGTGACATGGGGTTTAATGCCAACGAGATTTTAGAATCACTGCAGAAGAAAATGTTTGATGAAAACATGGGAACgtatttgcttttaaaagaaca GGCCAGTGAACCCAACTTTGGCCTCCTCCACATCTGGCCCTCAGGACAGCAGGGGCCTGTTACCCCGACACCATCAGGACACAAGGCGACCAGAAGTGTCTCCATGCCTTCCATTGCCCTACATTGTCCCAAGAAGAACAACATC